The following coding sequences lie in one Leucobacter allii genomic window:
- a CDS encoding GntR family transcriptional regulator: protein MLRFELTTARGAQPLYMQLANALEEHIASEQLAPGTRLPSEPALAAENNLSRATIMKAFELLTDRGLVIRKQGKGTFVRPRPMERDLPELSSFSEHIETLGLAPGSTLLDYAEFAASTTRRPNSPFPEESGLVLVERIRSVGGAPVGLQRLVIPEGIAAAVGLDEQEAAREDYSFYAALRAAGIALVRGEETLRAVNAEPAEAEHLGVEPGTALIEVDRTSYDAADTLVEHVRARYLGTHYLYRVSLTNPSNGGRHETNSSTAHRTGGGYAPRRNGLLGGRD from the coding sequence ATGTTGCGATTCGAACTCACCACCGCACGCGGGGCGCAGCCCCTCTACATGCAACTGGCGAACGCGCTCGAGGAGCACATCGCGAGCGAGCAGCTCGCGCCGGGCACTCGTCTCCCCAGCGAGCCCGCCCTCGCGGCCGAGAACAACCTCTCGCGCGCGACGATCATGAAGGCCTTCGAGCTCCTCACCGACCGCGGGCTCGTGATCCGCAAGCAGGGCAAGGGCACCTTCGTCCGTCCCCGGCCGATGGAGCGGGACCTCCCCGAACTCTCGAGCTTCAGCGAGCACATCGAGACGCTCGGCCTCGCGCCCGGGAGCACCCTGCTCGACTACGCGGAGTTCGCGGCGAGCACCACGCGGCGCCCGAACTCGCCGTTCCCCGAGGAGTCCGGGCTCGTGCTCGTCGAGCGCATCAGAAGCGTCGGCGGGGCCCCGGTCGGCCTCCAGCGGCTCGTCATCCCGGAGGGTATCGCGGCGGCGGTCGGGCTCGACGAGCAGGAGGCCGCGCGCGAGGACTACTCCTTCTACGCCGCACTGCGCGCCGCGGGCATCGCGCTCGTCCGCGGCGAGGAGACGCTGCGGGCCGTCAACGCCGAGCCGGCCGAGGCCGAGCACCTGGGCGTCGAGCCGGGCACGGCCCTCATCGAGGTCGACCGCACCTCCTACGACGCCGCCGACACCCTCGTCGAGCACGTCCGCGCGCGCTATCTCGGCACCCACTACCTCTACCGCGTCTCACTCACCAACCCATCCAACGGAGGACGACATGAAACGAACTCGAGCACTGCTCATCGCACCGGTGGCGGTTACGCTCCTCGCCGTAACGGCCTGCTCGGGGGGCGCGACTGA
- a CDS encoding DUF3039 domain-containing protein: MGIFTRRDSDPAGGGAAGGTDVLDRELEKLLEDEQIEDGDHERFSHYVPKDKILESAVTGKPVRALCGKKWTPSRDPEKFPVCPDCKRVYERMRK; the protein is encoded by the coding sequence ATGGGTATCTTCACGCGACGCGATTCCGATCCGGCCGGCGGCGGGGCCGCCGGCGGCACCGACGTGCTCGACCGCGAGCTCGAGAAGCTGCTCGAGGACGAGCAGATCGAGGACGGCGACCACGAGCGCTTCTCCCACTACGTGCCGAAGGACAAGATCCTCGAGTCCGCGGTCACCGGGAAGCCCGTGCGCGCGCTCTGCGGAAAGAAGTGGACCCCGTCCCGCGACCCGGAGAAGTTCCCCGTCTGCCCCGACTGCAAGCGGGTCTACGAGCGCATGCGCAAGTAG
- a CDS encoding ABC transporter permease, with translation MTFQQQAPDTGANTSYVPVAVQRRGIPWGGLGRAVWRIAVPVVIALVIGAIALAIGGEQPLVIYGMLVEEAFGDAARWNATLTAATPLLFTGLAAAIAFRGGVFNVGVEGSFAFAGLAASVVGAQTAGLPSALAILACLVAGVVAGVLVALVPAVLRTWCGVDEVVSTLMFNFIVTGVTAWLVQSFFLAPGQANSATAYIGAGAELPLLAPPGQLGVGFLIAIACVIAYAVWARRSQLGFEFDAVGRAPRFSAAQGLRVRTVLMTAMLASGAIGGLGGAVHALGVVHRYSAGFSASFGFTGIAIALLARFNPVGIVVGAIAFGALAAAGATVQLFINIPIQLIDILQGTVMMLAVAQFALPRLRRRRRGAQRSEVAS, from the coding sequence ATGACCTTCCAGCAGCAGGCGCCCGACACGGGCGCGAACACCAGCTACGTCCCCGTCGCCGTGCAGCGCAGGGGGATCCCCTGGGGCGGCCTCGGACGGGCGGTCTGGCGGATCGCCGTGCCCGTGGTCATCGCGCTCGTCATCGGCGCGATCGCCCTCGCCATCGGCGGCGAGCAGCCCCTCGTCATCTACGGCATGCTCGTCGAGGAGGCCTTCGGCGACGCGGCCAGGTGGAACGCGACGCTCACCGCCGCGACGCCGCTCCTATTCACCGGCCTCGCCGCGGCCATCGCGTTCCGCGGCGGCGTCTTCAACGTCGGCGTCGAGGGGAGCTTCGCCTTCGCGGGCCTCGCGGCCTCGGTCGTCGGGGCGCAGACCGCGGGGCTGCCGAGCGCTCTCGCGATCCTCGCCTGCCTCGTCGCCGGCGTCGTCGCGGGTGTGCTCGTCGCCCTCGTGCCCGCGGTGCTGCGCACCTGGTGCGGCGTCGACGAGGTCGTCTCGACGCTCATGTTCAACTTCATCGTCACCGGGGTGACGGCCTGGCTCGTGCAGTCCTTCTTCCTCGCGCCGGGGCAGGCGAACTCGGCGACGGCCTACATCGGCGCCGGCGCCGAGCTGCCGCTGCTCGCGCCGCCCGGACAGCTCGGCGTCGGCTTCCTCATCGCCATCGCCTGCGTGATCGCGTACGCGGTCTGGGCGCGCCGGAGCCAGCTCGGGTTCGAGTTCGACGCCGTCGGTCGCGCGCCGCGCTTCTCAGCCGCGCAGGGCCTGCGCGTGCGGACGGTGCTCATGACCGCGATGCTCGCCTCGGGCGCGATCGGCGGTCTCGGCGGGGCCGTGCACGCGCTCGGCGTCGTCCATCGCTACTCGGCGGGCTTCTCCGCGAGCTTCGGCTTCACGGGCATCGCCATCGCGCTGCTTGCGCGCTTCAACCCGGTCGGCATCGTGGTCGGGGCGATCGCCTTCGGCGCGCTCGCCGCCGCGGGCGCCACCGTGCAGCTCTTCATCAACATCCCCATCCAGCTGATCGACATCCTGCAGGGCACCGTCATGATGCTCGCGGTCGCTCAGTTCGCCCTGCCGCGCCTGCGGAGGCGGCGGCGGGGCGCGCAGCGGTCGGAGGTCGCATCGTGA
- a CDS encoding BMP family lipoprotein → MKRTRALLIAPVAVTLLAVTACSGGATDGAASGGDKAALVIAQGGLGDQSYNDLANAGFESALDATGISGNTIESDDVVGQGEQLLRRAGQSGVNLVVDLEYSHNEIIGSVAQDFPDTDWVIVNAEAEGDNVASVLFQEQEGSYLAGALAALQTSNTDDPRINEDKVIGVIGGTAGVGIDKFLVGFIQGAKDVDPDVEVLTAYSNDFGDPAKGQQLAQSMFEKGADIVYSVAGGTGAGVIQAAEEANHYAIGVDDDQDGQAPGTVLTSVLKRTDLAVETLVQDFADGAFPGGETVSFGLKEDAVGLTDFEYTKDAIPQSTLDTLDELRQGIIDGDITVWNVVTDGYPDFYSGS, encoded by the coding sequence ATGAAACGAACTCGAGCACTGCTCATCGCACCGGTGGCGGTTACGCTCCTCGCCGTAACGGCCTGCTCGGGGGGCGCGACTGACGGCGCCGCCTCGGGCGGCGACAAGGCCGCCCTCGTCATCGCGCAGGGCGGCCTGGGCGACCAGTCGTACAACGATCTCGCGAACGCCGGGTTCGAGAGCGCGCTCGACGCCACGGGGATCTCCGGCAACACGATCGAGTCCGACGACGTCGTGGGCCAGGGCGAGCAGCTGCTCCGCCGCGCCGGGCAGTCTGGCGTCAATCTCGTGGTCGATCTCGAGTACTCGCACAACGAGATCATCGGGAGCGTCGCGCAGGACTTCCCCGACACCGACTGGGTGATCGTCAATGCCGAGGCCGAGGGCGACAACGTCGCCTCCGTGCTCTTCCAGGAGCAGGAGGGCTCGTACCTCGCCGGGGCGCTCGCCGCGCTGCAGACCTCGAACACCGACGACCCGCGGATCAACGAGGACAAGGTGATCGGCGTCATCGGCGGCACCGCCGGCGTCGGCATCGACAAGTTCCTCGTCGGCTTCATCCAGGGGGCGAAGGACGTCGATCCCGACGTCGAGGTGCTCACCGCCTACTCGAACGACTTCGGCGACCCGGCGAAGGGCCAGCAGCTCGCGCAGTCCATGTTCGAGAAGGGCGCCGACATCGTCTACTCGGTGGCGGGCGGCACCGGAGCCGGGGTGATCCAGGCCGCCGAGGAGGCGAACCACTACGCGATCGGCGTCGACGACGACCAGGACGGCCAGGCGCCGGGCACCGTGCTCACGAGCGTGCTCAAGCGCACCGACCTCGCCGTGGAGACGCTCGTGCAGGACTTCGCCGACGGCGCGTTCCCGGGCGGCGAGACCGTGTCGTTCGGGCTGAAGGAGGACGCCGTGGGGCTCACCGACTTCGAGTACACGAAGGACGCGATCCCGCAGTCGACGCTCGACACCCTCGATGAGCTCCGCCAGGGCATCATCGATGGCGACATCACCGTCTGGAACGTCGTCACCGACGGCTACCCGGACTTCTACTCGGGCAGCTGA
- a CDS encoding ABC transporter ATP-binding protein, translated as MNNVSTEARPGAAPPRIEARGIARSFGPVRANRDVSLVAHRGTVLAVIGENGAGKSTLMKMLYGLDRPDAGEILIDGESVVMTSPRDAIRRGIGLVQQELAIIPDLTLLENLVLGDEPTRGGRIDWRAARAEADRLATSVGAEIDWTLPAMHAPIAIQQQVEILRLIRRGADLLILDEPTAVLAPAQAAQLLDLLRRLADDGRTVIFISHKLGEVMRAADWITVLRAGETRPAIAREDATVALLTELIMGGEPAPSAAPRSGAAGETVLVCRGLSGSDDRGVERLTDVDLEVREGEILGVAAVAGNGQDELAEVLIGLRRPDRGTVALRGTTLGRASVRARRRAGFGYVSADRKHEGLALELSIAENAVATPALGGLARFGWLVGSRVRRAALDVLRAGAVRYGSPKDPIASLSGGNQQRVVIARELRERPAVLVASQPTRGVDIRGIGFIHQQLREARDAGSAVVLFSEELDEIQALADRIIVLHQGRVAGELGRNADRGALGRLMLGSDHDPASEEHA; from the coding sequence ATGAACAACGTCAGCACGGAGGCGCGGCCGGGCGCTGCGCCTCCGCGGATCGAGGCGCGCGGGATCGCGCGTTCCTTCGGTCCGGTGCGCGCGAACCGCGACGTCTCGCTCGTCGCGCACCGCGGGACCGTGCTCGCGGTGATCGGCGAGAACGGCGCAGGCAAGAGCACGCTCATGAAGATGCTCTACGGCCTCGACCGGCCCGACGCGGGGGAGATCCTCATCGACGGAGAGTCCGTCGTGATGACGAGTCCGCGCGACGCGATCCGACGCGGGATCGGGCTCGTGCAGCAGGAGCTCGCGATCATCCCCGATCTCACGCTGCTCGAGAATCTCGTGCTCGGCGACGAGCCCACCCGCGGCGGCCGGATCGACTGGCGCGCGGCGCGCGCCGAGGCGGACCGGCTCGCGACCTCGGTCGGCGCCGAGATCGATTGGACGCTGCCCGCCATGCACGCCCCGATCGCGATCCAGCAGCAGGTGGAGATCCTCCGGCTGATCCGGCGCGGGGCCGACCTGCTCATCCTGGACGAGCCGACCGCGGTGCTCGCGCCCGCCCAGGCGGCGCAGCTGCTCGACCTGCTCCGCCGCCTCGCGGACGACGGACGCACCGTGATCTTCATCAGCCACAAGCTCGGCGAGGTGATGCGGGCCGCCGATTGGATCACGGTGCTCCGCGCCGGGGAGACCCGGCCGGCCATCGCGCGGGAGGACGCCACGGTCGCGCTGCTCACCGAGCTCATCATGGGCGGCGAGCCGGCGCCGTCGGCCGCCCCGCGGTCCGGGGCGGCCGGCGAGACGGTGCTCGTGTGCCGCGGGCTCAGCGGCAGCGACGACCGCGGCGTCGAGCGGCTCACCGACGTCGACCTCGAGGTGCGCGAGGGCGAGATCCTCGGTGTCGCCGCCGTCGCGGGGAACGGGCAGGACGAGCTGGCCGAGGTGCTCATCGGGCTGCGGCGCCCGGATCGCGGCACGGTCGCGCTGCGCGGCACGACGCTCGGTCGGGCCTCGGTCCGCGCGCGCCGCCGCGCCGGCTTCGGCTACGTCAGCGCCGATCGCAAGCACGAGGGACTCGCGCTCGAGCTGTCGATCGCCGAGAACGCGGTCGCGACGCCCGCGCTCGGCGGGCTCGCCCGCTTCGGATGGCTCGTCGGCTCCCGGGTGCGGCGCGCCGCCCTCGACGTGCTGCGAGCGGGCGCCGTGCGCTACGGCTCGCCGAAGGACCCGATCGCGAGTCTCTCAGGCGGCAACCAGCAGCGGGTCGTGATCGCCCGCGAGCTGCGCGAACGGCCCGCGGTGCTCGTGGCGAGCCAGCCGACCCGCGGCGTCGACATCCGCGGGATCGGCTTCATCCATCAGCAGCTGCGGGAGGCCCGCGACGCGGGGAGCGCGGTCGTCCTCTTCAGCGAGGAGCTCGACGAGATCCAGGCGCTGGCCGATCGCATCATCGTGCTCCACCAGGGCCGCGTCGCCGGGGAGCTGGGGCGCAACGCCGACCGCGGCGCCCTCGGCCGGCTAATGCTCGGCAGCGACCACGATCCCGCGTCGGAGGAGCACGCATGA
- a CDS encoding nicotinate phosphoribosyltransferase has translation MVDAALQAGTAERRSVFELFARRLTGARRYGVVAGTGRLLEAIERFRFGDAELEFLRDRGVVRERTLDWLADFRFSGNVWGYPEGEVFFPGSPLVTVESSFAEGVLLETLALSILNADSAVATAASRMVHAAHGKPLAEMGSRRTGEFSAVAAARAAYIAGFSATSNLEAGRRYGIPTMGTAAHSFTLLHDTERAAFAAQIAALGTDTTLLVDTYDIEQGVRTAIDVAGTELGAVRIDSGDLPVVVARVRRLLDELGATRTRITVTNDLDEHTVAALAASPVDSFGVGTSVVVGSGTPTMGMVYKLVAHTDDAGGWVSVAKKSADKVSVGGRKSVRRGLSDRGVATAELILLGDGPGGAEEGAELAGSSREVLVPLVVSGEVRREHTGIDGIAAARERHRRCVQELPPVAMSLTRGDPAIPTEYR, from the coding sequence ATGGTCGATGCCGCGCTGCAGGCCGGCACCGCCGAGCGGCGGAGCGTGTTCGAGCTCTTCGCCCGTCGCCTCACCGGGGCCAGGCGCTACGGCGTCGTCGCCGGCACCGGGCGCCTGCTGGAGGCGATCGAGCGGTTCCGCTTCGGCGACGCGGAGCTCGAGTTCCTGCGCGACCGGGGCGTGGTGCGCGAGCGCACCCTCGACTGGCTCGCGGACTTCCGCTTCAGCGGGAACGTCTGGGGGTACCCCGAGGGCGAGGTCTTCTTCCCGGGCTCCCCCCTCGTCACGGTCGAGTCGAGCTTCGCCGAGGGCGTGCTGCTCGAGACGCTCGCGCTCAGCATCCTCAACGCCGACTCGGCCGTCGCCACCGCCGCTTCGCGCATGGTGCACGCGGCGCACGGCAAGCCGCTCGCCGAGATGGGCTCGCGCCGCACGGGCGAGTTCAGCGCCGTCGCCGCTGCGCGCGCCGCGTACATCGCGGGCTTCAGCGCGACCTCGAATCTCGAGGCGGGCCGCCGGTACGGCATCCCCACCATGGGCACGGCCGCGCACAGCTTCACCCTGCTGCACGACACCGAGCGCGCCGCCTTCGCCGCTCAGATCGCCGCTCTCGGCACGGACACCACGCTGCTCGTCGACACCTACGACATCGAACAGGGCGTGCGCACCGCCATCGACGTGGCGGGGACCGAACTCGGCGCCGTCCGCATCGACTCCGGGGACCTCCCCGTGGTCGTCGCGCGCGTCCGCAGGCTCCTCGACGAGCTGGGCGCCACGCGCACCCGCATCACCGTGACGAACGACCTCGACGAGCACACGGTCGCGGCCCTCGCCGCCTCCCCCGTCGACAGCTTCGGCGTCGGCACCTCCGTGGTCGTCGGCTCGGGCACCCCCACCATGGGCATGGTCTACAAGCTCGTCGCGCACACCGACGACGCCGGCGGCTGGGTCTCGGTCGCGAAGAAGTCGGCCGACAAGGTCTCCGTCGGCGGTCGCAAGAGCGTGCGCCGCGGGCTCTCAGACCGCGGCGTCGCGACCGCCGAGCTCATCCTGCTCGGCGACGGCCCCGGCGGCGCGGAGGAGGGCGCCGAGCTCGCGGGATCCAGCCGGGAGGTGCTCGTCCCCCTCGTCGTCTCGGGCGAGGTGCGGCGGGAGCACACCGGCATCGACGGGATCGCCGCGGCGCGCGAGCGGCACCGCCGCTGCGTGCAGGAGCTCCCCCCGGTCGCCATGAGCCTGACGCGGGGCGATCCGGCCATTCCGACCGAGTACCGCTGA
- a CDS encoding cysteine hydrolase family protein, whose product MHHAPQTTALILVDVINSFYEPGQPNYYPEVEDTLPALARLRDAARASDALLVHAVERHYRGLADFEFAKLPRHHQAGERDAEFFPGFEPEERVREIVVPKRRYSAFYATDLALVLREQGISRLVIAGVKTNVCIRATVQDAFAGGFEPVVPREATNSNRPHLAEASLEDIDRYFGRVVPLAEAEALL is encoded by the coding sequence ATGCACCACGCACCACAGACCACGGCGCTGATCCTCGTGGACGTCATCAACTCGTTCTACGAGCCGGGGCAGCCCAATTACTATCCGGAGGTCGAGGACACGCTGCCCGCCCTCGCGCGGCTGCGCGACGCCGCCCGCGCGAGCGACGCCCTCCTCGTGCACGCCGTGGAGCGGCACTACCGCGGACTCGCGGATTTCGAGTTCGCGAAGCTCCCGCGCCACCACCAGGCGGGCGAGCGCGACGCCGAGTTCTTCCCGGGATTCGAGCCGGAGGAGCGCGTGCGCGAGATCGTGGTGCCCAAGCGCCGCTATTCGGCGTTCTACGCGACCGACCTCGCGCTCGTGCTGCGCGAGCAGGGGATCTCGCGGCTCGTCATCGCCGGGGTGAAGACGAACGTCTGCATCCGCGCGACGGTGCAGGACGCCTTCGCCGGCGGCTTCGAACCCGTGGTGCCCCGCGAGGCGACGAACTCGAACCGCCCGCACCTCGCCGAGGCGAGCCTCGAGGACATCGACCGCTACTTCGGCCGCGTGGTCCCGCTCGCCGAGGCCGAGGCGCTGCTGTGA
- a CDS encoding ABC transporter permease, with protein MHSSPERRERRASTWSSLWLLTRRDLKVRYSTSLLGYLWSILDPLLMSLIYWFVFTQVFSRSVGEEPYIVFLLTALLPWVWINGAITDATRAFLRDVKLVRSVSLPHWIWVGRIVCSKGIEFVLSLPVLVVFAVVSGARVGWELALFPLAVLLLAALVLGIGLIVAPLVVFFRDLERAAKLVLRVLFYASPIIYGAADLPAFAQPLAWLNPLSGIFALFRAGFFPDQLDWPLVGASAAFTLIILAVGVVVFRRSIGGVLKEL; from the coding sequence GTGCATTCTTCTCCCGAGCGACGCGAACGCCGCGCGAGCACGTGGTCGTCGCTATGGCTCCTCACCCGCAGGGACCTGAAGGTCCGGTATTCGACCTCCCTGCTGGGCTATCTCTGGTCGATCCTCGATCCCCTGCTCATGAGCCTGATCTACTGGTTCGTGTTCACGCAGGTCTTCTCCCGATCGGTCGGCGAGGAGCCCTACATCGTGTTCCTGCTCACAGCGCTGCTGCCGTGGGTGTGGATCAACGGGGCGATCACCGATGCGACGCGCGCCTTCCTCCGCGACGTGAAGCTCGTGCGCTCGGTCTCTCTCCCCCACTGGATCTGGGTCGGGCGCATCGTGTGCTCGAAGGGGATCGAGTTCGTCCTCAGCCTGCCCGTGCTCGTGGTGTTCGCCGTCGTATCGGGCGCGCGCGTCGGCTGGGAGCTCGCGCTCTTCCCGCTCGCGGTGCTGCTGCTCGCGGCGCTCGTGCTCGGGATCGGGCTCATCGTCGCCCCCCTCGTCGTCTTCTTCCGGGATCTCGAGCGGGCGGCCAAGCTCGTGCTGCGGGTGCTCTTCTACGCCTCGCCCATCATCTACGGGGCCGCCGACCTGCCGGCGTTCGCGCAGCCGCTCGCGTGGCTGAACCCGCTCTCGGGCATCTTCGCCCTGTTCCGCGCGGGGTTCTTCCCCGATCAGCTCGACTGGCCGCTCGTGGGCGCGTCCGCGGCGTTCACCCTCATCATCCTCGCCGTCGGCGTGGTCGTCTTCCGCCGCTCCATCGGCGGCGTGCTGAAGGAGCTGTGA
- a CDS encoding ABC transporter ATP-binding protein, which translates to MPVPEPGEPSATGHPAVAAAPQASAAGAPRVRPSRSGAEDEAPREAAQEAAEGSAAPTRTGRIQVPVPSVVRARERGRIAAQNPVVLSTEVLTKTYGSLVAAGDVSIEVHAGSFTGIVGPNGAGKTTTLSMISGLLRPTSGRVTVSGVDVWTDGPAAKRLIGTLPDRLRLFDRLTGAQLLYYSGVLHGVPEAAVAERSAELAEAFGLESALGRLVSDYSAGMQKKIALACSMIHAPEVLVLDEPFEAIDPVSASNVTDILEKYVSGGGSVIMSSHSLDLIQRVCDHVTIIVDGSVIAQGTVDAVRDGLSLEERFTQLTGMSDTRKGLEWLHGSSDSV; encoded by the coding sequence GTGCCCGTTCCTGAGCCAGGAGAGCCTTCGGCGACGGGTCATCCGGCCGTCGCCGCGGCTCCGCAGGCGTCCGCCGCCGGCGCCCCGCGGGTGCGTCCGAGCCGCAGCGGCGCGGAGGACGAGGCGCCCCGCGAGGCCGCGCAGGAAGCCGCCGAGGGGAGTGCCGCGCCGACGCGCACGGGGCGCATCCAGGTTCCCGTCCCGTCGGTCGTCCGAGCCCGCGAGCGCGGGCGGATCGCCGCCCAGAACCCGGTCGTGCTGAGCACCGAGGTGCTCACGAAGACCTACGGCTCCCTCGTCGCCGCCGGCGACGTCTCGATCGAGGTGCACGCGGGTTCCTTCACGGGCATCGTGGGCCCGAACGGCGCGGGCAAGACGACCACGCTCTCGATGATCAGCGGCCTGCTGCGCCCGACCTCCGGTCGGGTCACCGTGAGCGGCGTCGATGTGTGGACCGACGGACCCGCGGCGAAGCGTCTGATCGGCACGCTGCCCGATCGCCTGCGGCTCTTCGACCGGCTGACCGGCGCCCAGCTGCTCTACTACTCCGGCGTGCTGCACGGCGTGCCCGAGGCGGCGGTCGCCGAGCGCTCGGCCGAGCTCGCCGAGGCCTTCGGCCTCGAATCGGCCCTCGGGCGCCTCGTCTCCGACTACTCCGCCGGCATGCAGAAGAAGATCGCGCTGGCGTGCTCGATGATCCATGCCCCCGAGGTGCTCGTCCTCGACGAGCCGTTCGAGGCGATCGACCCCGTCTCGGCCTCGAACGTCACGGATATCCTCGAGAAGTACGTCTCGGGCGGCGGCAGCGTCATCATGTCGAGCCACAGCCTGGACCTCATCCAGCGCGTCTGCGACCACGTCACGATCATCGTCGACGGCAGCGTGATCGCGCAGGGCACGGTCGACGCGGTTCGCGACGGCCTCAGCCTCGAGGAGCGCTTCACCCAGCTGACCGGCATGAGCGATACGAGGAAGGGGCTCGAGTGGTTGCACGGCTCTTCCGACTCCGTCTAG
- a CDS encoding carbohydrate kinase family protein has translation MTGRVPDVVVSGYASVDYALQIAPFEGHDATTLVRSRADEWPRMGGVAHVTRAAALAAQGAARVRALSWVGADAAGEAWTRAVADAGADTTAVSRRGTRTPNSHLLYPEGQGTICLFDPGDCHPDELSAEQSAVLADAGLLVATIGPAAATLAGVRAVDAACRVMWVVKQDPSSLTEELAAVLARRASVVTLSEGESAVLGTVAALARPGTLVVVTHGARGAELLEIDAHGTAASRGRVPATPVSGVDTTGAGDTFSGTLAGLLAAHDDPTPEAALALIARASAATGALLAARAANAATAKPSPTAPN, from the coding sequence GTGACCGGACGCGTTCCCGACGTGGTGGTGAGCGGATACGCCAGCGTCGACTACGCGTTGCAGATCGCTCCGTTCGAGGGGCACGACGCCACCACCCTCGTGCGCTCCCGCGCCGACGAGTGGCCGCGCATGGGCGGCGTCGCCCACGTCACCCGGGCCGCGGCGCTGGCCGCGCAGGGCGCGGCGCGCGTGCGCGCCCTCTCCTGGGTCGGGGCGGACGCGGCCGGCGAGGCCTGGACCCGCGCCGTCGCCGATGCCGGGGCCGACACGACCGCCGTGAGCCGTCGCGGCACGCGCACCCCGAACTCGCACCTCCTCTACCCGGAGGGCCAGGGCACGATCTGCCTCTTCGACCCGGGGGACTGCCACCCCGACGAGCTCTCGGCCGAGCAGAGCGCGGTGCTCGCGGACGCCGGGCTGCTCGTGGCGACCATCGGCCCCGCCGCCGCGACGCTCGCCGGCGTCCGCGCCGTCGACGCGGCGTGCCGGGTGATGTGGGTCGTGAAGCAGGACCCCTCCTCGCTCACCGAGGAGCTCGCGGCCGTCCTCGCGCGGCGGGCGAGCGTCGTCACCCTGAGTGAGGGCGAATCGGCGGTGCTCGGCACCGTCGCGGCGCTCGCGCGTCCCGGCACGCTCGTCGTCGTGACCCACGGCGCCCGCGGTGCGGAGCTGCTGGAGATCGACGCGCACGGCACGGCGGCATCCCGCGGGCGCGTGCCGGCGACGCCCGTCTCCGGCGTCGACACCACGGGCGCCGGGGACACCTTCTCCGGCACGCTCGCGGGGCTCCTGGCCGCGCACGACGATCCCACCCCCGAGGCCGCGCTCGCGCTCATCGCGCGGGCGTCGGCCGCCACGGGCGCGCTGCTCGCCGCCCGCGCCGCGAACGCCGCGACCGCGAAGCCCTCGCCGACCGCGCCGAACTGA
- a CDS encoding ABC transporter permease, giving the protein MIDSIINSTLILAVPLVFAALGGAIHRRAGVVNIGLEGQMLVGAFCGILASVATGSWFAGVLAGAAGGALTGFIMSLVITRLSANEIIVGLGFNILALGIVGFVLRSQFGVSGTLKFPDQPRIPRLTIPGVEEVPILGAVLSGKDVLFWLAVLLIPVLAWAFAHTRWGVRTRATGVNEVATASLGVRALALRDTAGTLAGLLAGLGGVALALGVSGLFNENMIAGRGFVALAAFYFGRSKPLPTALACLLFSFFDALQIRLQTGGGYSADLIQTLPYIAVVVVLAWTGITGLRRRTRVAV; this is encoded by the coding sequence GTGATCGACAGCATCATCAACTCCACGCTGATCCTCGCCGTGCCGCTCGTGTTCGCGGCGCTCGGCGGAGCGATCCACCGTCGCGCGGGCGTCGTCAACATCGGGCTCGAGGGGCAGATGCTCGTGGGTGCCTTCTGCGGCATCCTCGCGAGCGTGGCGACGGGCAGCTGGTTCGCCGGCGTGCTCGCGGGGGCGGCCGGGGGCGCACTCACGGGCTTCATCATGAGCCTCGTCATCACGCGTCTCTCGGCGAACGAGATCATCGTCGGTCTCGGCTTCAACATCCTCGCGCTCGGCATCGTCGGCTTCGTCCTCAGGTCCCAGTTCGGGGTTTCGGGGACCCTGAAGTTCCCCGATCAGCCGCGCATCCCACGTCTCACGATCCCCGGCGTCGAGGAGGTGCCGATCCTCGGCGCCGTCCTGAGCGGCAAGGACGTCCTGTTCTGGCTCGCCGTGCTCCTCATCCCCGTGCTCGCGTGGGCCTTCGCCCACACGCGCTGGGGCGTGCGGACGCGCGCCACGGGGGTCAACGAGGTCGCGACCGCCTCCCTCGGCGTGCGCGCGCTCGCCCTCCGCGACACGGCCGGCACGCTCGCGGGCCTGCTCGCCGGGCTCGGCGGCGTGGCCCTCGCGCTCGGCGTGAGCGGACTGTTCAACGAGAACATGATCGCGGGCCGCGGCTTCGTGGCGCTGGCGGCGTTCTACTTCGGCCGTTCCAAGCCGCTGCCGACCGCGCTGGCGTGCCTGCTGTTCTCCTTCTTCGACGCGCTCCAAATCCGCCTGCAGACCGGTGGCGGCTACTCCGCCGACCTCATCCAGACGCTGCCGTACATCGCCGTCGTCGTCGTGCTCGCGTGGACCGGGATCACCGGTCTGCGCCGCCGGACGCGAGTGGCGGTCTGA